Sequence from the Miscanthus floridulus cultivar M001 chromosome 16, ASM1932011v1, whole genome shotgun sequence genome:
TTTGAGGAGCAAACTCAGCAATCTTGTGCATGTGGAACTTGAATAGGCCTTCAGTGTAGCCTCTAGCAGCAGGATATAGGTGGTCTATGATTACATCATCAGAATAGTGCTTCAAAAAGTTTTGGTACAAATGTCTCATGCATTCCCTATTCTCAGCATTTGGAAACACTGCACCCACTGCTTTCTCTAGGCCTTTGCATGCATCTGAACAAATTACAAGATTTGGTACATCACCAATTGCTCTGGAAAGTTGTTGCAAGAACCACTTCCAGTTATCTTCAGTTTCTGAGTAAAAAATGCCATAAGCTATATGATACAACCAGTTATGTCCATCTACACTGGTTGCTGAAGCTAGCTGACCTCTATACTTACCATGCAGACTAGATGCATTTATACCCACAAATGGTCTGCATCTAGCTAGAAAACCATCCACACAAGGCTTAAGAGCAACAAACATTCTCCTAAATCTTTGCTTTTTACCAATCTTATCAAGCTCTATCTCTATTAGGCTACCAGGAGAGACCTGTTCAATCTGAGCAGCCCAATTGAATAGCAACTGAAAACTTTCCTCATATCTACCATGGATTTGATCTATTGCTAACTTCATACCTGACCAAGCCTTTGAATACTTCAGCTTGATGCCATAATCATCTTCCAACTTCTCCTTGCAATCCTTTGCACGTTTTGTTGGATTTTTCTTGAGCCAATCTCCCAACCTGTCTGCACACCAATCCTGTGATGCCATCTTTCCTACTACCAGTTTTGTAGTTGGATAGTCGTGATCTGATGGAAGTACTTTGAtctgtgatgaggacatgacacccatgcatatgaccatgtttggtgcatggcatggaggggtaggaggccagcaagggtgtccaagtcaagaaggaggtccgaggctaattcggttcgagtccctgaggtggaggcccaaagtaactcaagttcgagtctgcctcggcctccaggaccagtctgccttaaactggtcacccaggacgcatccggactccgttttcgatgatccatatatggatggaaagctaattggataaggaaggcaactcaattggtttcacgtcaaaagaccttcggaatcaatggtaatcattgaaacaagtcagcatccagaatctgtcagggtgctgcgacaccgtcttttggtccgttggaccgtgtatcgtgtttgggcccattagggggcgcgtccaggggggtgatgcccaagactctataaataccagccgttgctctccttagggtttgggttttgtttagttcttgatttcctcatgaaacagacgtcgttttgctgcaactgtcgccgccaaggccgcttgctgtgaaccagggccccagttcttgatcttgttcgcctgtggcgattagtcctttcgaataaagacttgaactctttttcattatcataagcctcatatttatttgtaattttagattgcgtttatctcgttcttgcttgtgttctcgattcgcttgcaggaaagccttctcggcgaggtcaatcgcgttcgcgtggttgataaccaacggagcagtggtgtaacggttgcgggggtccgaatcagtcttagttcaaagcctagatcgtgaatgtcgagtctccaccaatcgacgttatcatacctttcggaagatcgggcctagtctacatcaatctGCACATAGAAAACAAGTCAGGTCAAGCAAATAGAAATGTACATAGAAAACAAGTCAGGTCAAGCAAATAGAAATGCACAAATGAACTAGTGCATGGTCAGTTACCTGTATTGTCTTTTTATCATGTAGCCTAGATGCATGTATGCGCCAAGGACATCGCTCAGCCTTGCACCTTGCAATATACCTTGTTGGGTCTGTTTTGATACCAGCTAACTCAAAGCCTTTAGTCACAGCGTAATGCCTGATAGCTTTCCTGAATGAAACAATATCAGGAAATAACTCCCCCTTCTCAATCTTGGGGTGCTCTGGGTCATGGATCACATGGATCTCTTCAGGGTCTGCATCATTGACCTCTGTCTCAGTAGGAAAAGCATGAGCATCATCATTAACAGCATCATGAGAAACATGTGGAGGTGAATTACTATGAGGTTGTGAACTGCTATGTGGCTGTGTTGGTGGTATTGGCATATACATTCCCTCATCATCATAACCCACATACTCTTCATCATTATCAAACATATCGGGCTCCCTGTCAGGCTCAAGTTCAGGCTCAACTTCAGCCTCCATGGGAACCTTTGGTGCATCATCTGCCTTAGATGATGGCTGGTTAACATTACTGTCAGTAGGGATTGCATTGCCAATGTCGGGAGGAATCACACATAAAGGTTCTAATGCATCAAACTGATCAACAGAGGCAACATATTGATCAAACACTGCTACAACAATCTGGCAACGCATCTGGTCCTTATACATCTCAAATATGTCATTCATCTGGAACTGGTTTTCTAGTCTGACATCTTCACACACCCTTTTGTCATAGTACCAAGCAGTTGGGCACTGAGTACGAGACCATTTGACAGCATTGCGCAAGCTGGTCATCAGTAACTCAAATGAAAACGAGCCTATCTCCACATCCCACTTAATCACAGAGCCCTTTGTGTAAGCTTTCCTACCCAAAGAGTCTACCGTACAGAATGCTTCCACTTTAATCTCTAGGGAAAATAGTGGAACCCTAGCATCAACCAAATCACATCAAAATGTGCACATCTCCAACGACAATGCATAAATCGAGGCCTAATCTACTCATCTCTGTGCTCAGCAAGGAGAGAAAAAGTACCTTTCGTCGCCGTCCACCATCGGCGACCCGCGCGGGGGCGCGTCCGCCATTGACGCGCACGCTACTCCATTGCTTTCCTTCGACTGGCCCCCTTGCGccgtctccttggcctgctaCGCCGCCATCGGGATCGTCGCCGTCACCACCGCCGaaatcgccgccgccaccacaaCCTAGGGTTCTTGCTCGGGGAGAGAGACAGGGAaagtgagagtgagagagaggtGGAGACGGTGGCGTTCACCGCGCCGTTTAGATGAAGACGGGCGACAAACGGATACGGTCGACCGTATGCCACGGATGCCTGCAAGCGGGCCCAAGCGTTCGTCGGGCGTATACGATGGCATATTTCAAAGTATCGTAAAATTATAATGGCACACTTGCGATTAGACGAATTGTAATAGTATATTTCCAATCttcaagaattgtaatggcatcTTTCCAAAAAAAAACCCATTTTTTTTGCTGGCTTAGGTGAGCGAATTAGCTCTCCTAGCTCGGTGGGAATCTCGTTGCTTATGCTAGGTGAGACGAGGACAGGCTTTGCACACGACCAAGCACCGCCCAAAAAATGAGCAGAGGGAGGATGTGTGTCCAAACCGGTGCTGAGCTGAGCTCATGCATATGTTTAGTCTCGTCCTGTTTTAGcgaacgaatattatttttctatcgtAACAAATCAATAAACAATACTTTCACTTTTCAGCAAAGCAAACATGGCCTCACTTTTGTCTGGTTTGATGTGAACCAAATGTTTGGCAATTGGCAGTACTCCGTAAGAAATTTCTGCGTGAAATTCAAACATAAGTAGACACATGGCAACGGTCGATACATCACGGTCCATGGAGATTGACGCCTGAGAATGAGATTGGGTGGAGCAGGCCACCCTCGTCGCCTTCCGTACGCCGACCCGACACCGAGCTGTAAACTCGAGCTCCCCCACGCTGCGAGTCCGCCCAAAACTCCAAAAGCTCTGCGCTTTCTGTCCccgtcctcctcctctccccgaGATCCCATCCATGGTGgcggccgccgcgccgcgcctccGGATCTGAGCCCCTTCCAGCCACCGCGGGATATTTTCCCCAGCGCTCCCGCTTCGCTGGTCCGACCGCCGCACGGTTCTTTGCCGTGCAAGATTCGCCGCTCAGTAGCGGGTGGTCGGTAGTTGTCCGTGGCTCGGCCGGCCATGGGTTCCTGAAACGGGTCTTTGATGCCAGCTGTGGGCGCCCACGGTCTCCTGCCGCCATGTGGAAGCAGTTTCTTGGCAAGATCTCGCGGAAGTCCCCCAAATCCGGCGGGGGCGGGGGCTCGCCGCCGGCGAAGTCCCCGTCGTCGCGTGGCGCTGCCAATGGGGCGGAGGCGGAGCTGAGCGCTTCGTCGCCGGCGGCCTTCCCCGCGCCGTCCGGGGCGGAGACCAGGGAGGACGTGTTCCTCCGCAAGCTCAACGTCTGCTGCGTGGTGTTCGACTTCGCCGCCGAGCGGGGGAGGGACTCGCCGGAGGTGGAGAGGAAGCGGCAGGTGCTCGTGTCCCTCGTCGACTGCGTCTCTGCGGCCGAGGAGCCCCTCACGGAGGCGATGCTCTCGGCCTGCGTCCGCATGTTCGCCATCAACCTCTTCAGGGTCTTCCCGCCCAAGCTCCGCTCTGGCGCCAGTGCCGCCACCGACGAGGACGAGCCGTTCTTTGACCCCTCGTGGTACCACCTCCAGGTCGTGTATGAATTGCTCCTACGGTTCGTCATGTCCCCGGCCGTCGATGTCAAGGTTGCTAGGAAGTACATGGACAACTCCTTCATCTCTAGGCTTCTTGACCTGTTCGATTCTGATGATCCTAGGGAGAGGGAATGCTTGAAGACAGTGCTGCACAGGATATATGGGAAATTTATGGGCAATCGCCCGTTCATTCGCAAGGCTGTGAGCAACATCTTCTATAGGTTTGTGTTCGAGACAGATCGCCACAATGGGATTGCGGAGCTACTGGAGGTGTTTGGGAGTGTGATTAGTGGCTTTGCAAAGCCATTAAAGGAGGAGCATAAGTTGTTTCTATGGAAGGCATTGATTCCACTTCACAAGCCGAAGACGGTTGGAGTATATTTGCCACAGTTGACATACTGCATTACACAGTTTATCGAGAAGGAACCAAAGCTCACAGGGACTGTTATCAGAGGCCTCCTGAAGTATTGGCCAGTGACGAACAGTCAGAAGGAGATGATGTTCTTAGGTGagttggaggaggtcctagagttGACAGAAATGGCAGATTTCCAGAAGTGTGCGGTTCCTTTGTTTCGCAGGATCGCACAGTGCCTGAATAGCTCTCATTTTCAGGTAAAGTTTCTTCCTTGAATACTGATCTGAGACTGTCCTTTGAACACTGGATATTGTTTGTATACGTTTATTTAGTGTATCTTGTTGACAAGTATGTCCACTATTGCTAGCCTTAGGTAGAAAAAGGCAGTagccatggggttgtgagttgtGACATCTCATCTCTGTCTGTTTTCCTTCAGAAGACTAGAAATTGTGAAGTATTTTGATAGTTAGGTTTAAACAAGACTTGACTTACTGTTTTGCCTACATGTGTGGAAAATCTTATCAAGAAACAAAAACAGGACAACATGGCTGAATTAGCCATTTAGAATTTATGAAGCATCAAGCTGTGGTGAGGAAAATTTCGTAGTCATTTCAATCCACAAGGTTTATTTATATTTGGGCCACACCTAACTTGCAAGGGAAAATGCTACATAATAGCAGTACATCCCATATTGGGAATGCAACATAGATATATTCTACCCTCTAGTGGACAACTAGGAAGCCCAAAGCGCAAAGCTTCCTAGTTGGTTCACTAGAGGGTAAAACATTCAAGAGGAATTTTATGAGAAAGAAGGACATTATGATCCAACTTGTAAGATTAGCATTACAGAACCTTTTTACTTTTTAAAATTTATGATGTGATTAATGTGCAGGTTCAGGAACAGATCTTTCTTATTTTGTaggaaatgaatttttctattttgatCACATATAGCCTTATGGGTGTAGCTATGATATACTAGGCTCAAAATCAAATACTAATAATCCCAAGTAAATTCCCCAGAAAGTTTAATCTATAAGCAATTTTGATTTTCTAGCTATCCATTGGAGAAGAGCTTTACAGGATGCTTTGCACAGCATGACATCTCTAAACACTATGAAACAATATGGCAAAACCAGTCgctacttttataatttgaacaCTAAAGTCTAGCAGAAACTTAG
This genomic interval carries:
- the LOC136513764 gene encoding uncharacterized protein; this translates as MADAPPRGSPMVDGDERVPLFSLEIKVEAFCTVDSLGRKAYTKGSVIKWDVEIGSFSFELLMTSLRNAVKWSRTQCPTAWYYDKRVCEDVRLENQFQMNDIFEMYKDQMRCQIVVAVFDQYVASVDQFDALEPLCVIPPDIGNAIPTDSNVNQPSSKADDAPKVPMEAEVEPELEPDREPDMFDNDEEYVGYDDEGMYMPIPPTQPHSSSQPHSNSPPHVSHDAVNDDAHAFPTETEVNDADPEEIHVIHDPEHPKIEKGELFPDIVSFRKAIRHYAVTKGFELAGIKTDPTRYIARCKAERCPWRIHASRLHDKKTIQIKVLPSDHDYPTTKLVVGKMASQDWCADRLGDWLKKNPTKRAKDCKEKLEDDYGIKLKYSKAWSGMKLAIDQIHGRYEESFQLLFNWAAQIEQVSPGSLIEIELDKIGKKQRFRRMFVALKPCVDGFLARCRPFVGINASSLHGKYRGQLASATSVDGHNWLYHIAYGIFYSETEDNWKWFLQQLSRAIGDVPNLVICSDACKGLEKAVGAVFPNAENRECMRHLYQNFLKHYSDDVIIDHLYPAARGYTEGLFKFHMHKIAEFAPQSIEYLQTHHSRIWYRCGFSENSKCDYLTNNVSESFNAQVKHLKGLFVHELVDRIRELIMEKRYLRKKIARQWEDGILPGVIKDLNLISNHLKVVKVKVSDDDIAEVTLLDDWNNQKRHTMDL
- the LOC136512153 gene encoding serine/threonine protein phosphatase 2A 57 kDa regulatory subunit B' kappa isoform-like → MWKQFLGKISRKSPKSGGGGGSPPAKSPSSRGAANGAEAELSASSPAAFPAPSGAETREDVFLRKLNVCCVVFDFAAERGRDSPEVERKRQVLVSLVDCVSAAEEPLTEAMLSACVRMFAINLFRVFPPKLRSGASAATDEDEPFFDPSWYHLQVVYELLLRFVMSPAVDVKVARKYMDNSFISRLLDLFDSDDPRERECLKTVLHRIYGKFMGNRPFIRKAVSNIFYRFVFETDRHNGIAELLEVFGSVISGFAKPLKEEHKLFLWKALIPLHKPKTVGVYLPQLTYCITQFIEKEPKLTGTVIRGLLKYWPVTNSQKEMMFLGELEEVLELTEMADFQKCAVPLFRRIAQCLNSSHFQVAERALFLWNNEHLFDLISQNRQVILPIIYPALERNARWHWNQSVLNVTMNVRKMFFDMDERLLLACQTNFQEEEKKRAASEERRRLVWEHLERNAAFHPVTGDIGFAVPPTSAPLVAPTMT